Proteins from a genomic interval of Rubinisphaera italica:
- a CDS encoding sulfatase-like hydrolase/transferase, producing MSDYQTLKLLRTLLPLFFAISAGSASWALEKASSTQPNIVFILADDVGREVLGCYGGTSYQTPHLDKLANDGIRFEHCYSMPVCHPSRTTLVSGKYPRNNGYPAWGSYPDNLESKTFAQILKRAGYKTAIAGKWQLCMMNKKRDHAARLGFEQSSLFGWHEGARYHDPFIYQNGELLEGTEEKYGPDLYVDFLIDFIEKNQQGPFFAYYSMALCHDVTDDLKEPVPYGPRGRYDNFAEMADQMDEEIGKLIAALDRMKLRENTLILFTTDNGTPKKSKLTYDENGKFTYENVVSEFHGAMIPGGKGDLTDWGTRVPLIANWTGHIEGDQVCDDLIDFSDFLPTFAEIASADLPEDLTLDGQSFAKRITSGIASPRQWVSAEGRGNKYFYKDHTWKLYKDGRFFNCEKDPFEKKPLNVTELEEDAEATYSALSKLISNSDEIKE from the coding sequence ATGTCTGATTACCAGACTCTCAAGCTTCTGCGAACTCTCCTACCGCTATTTTTCGCAATTTCAGCTGGCTCGGCAAGTTGGGCACTGGAAAAAGCCTCTTCAACGCAGCCGAATATCGTCTTCATTCTGGCGGACGATGTCGGTCGTGAAGTTCTTGGCTGCTACGGTGGCACATCCTATCAAACGCCTCATCTGGACAAACTGGCCAATGACGGAATCCGCTTTGAACACTGCTATTCGATGCCTGTCTGCCACCCTTCCCGCACGACACTTGTGAGCGGGAAATATCCGAGAAACAATGGCTACCCCGCCTGGGGCAGCTATCCGGATAACCTGGAATCGAAAACTTTTGCACAGATCCTGAAACGAGCCGGTTATAAAACGGCCATCGCGGGTAAATGGCAACTCTGCATGATGAATAAAAAACGCGATCATGCCGCTCGGCTCGGCTTTGAGCAATCCTCCCTCTTCGGCTGGCATGAAGGTGCCCGATATCACGATCCGTTCATCTATCAGAACGGCGAACTCCTCGAAGGGACTGAGGAGAAATATGGTCCCGATCTCTATGTCGACTTCCTGATTGATTTTATCGAAAAGAATCAGCAAGGCCCCTTCTTTGCCTATTACTCGATGGCCCTGTGTCATGACGTCACCGATGATTTGAAAGAGCCTGTCCCTTACGGTCCTCGCGGTCGCTACGACAATTTTGCAGAGATGGCTGATCAAATGGACGAAGAAATCGGCAAATTGATCGCCGCTCTCGATCGTATGAAACTGCGAGAAAATACCCTCATCTTGTTCACGACCGACAACGGTACACCGAAAAAATCAAAACTGACCTACGATGAAAACGGAAAATTCACTTACGAAAATGTGGTGTCGGAATTTCACGGAGCGATGATTCCAGGCGGCAAAGGCGATTTGACCGACTGGGGCACCCGCGTTCCTCTGATCGCCAACTGGACTGGCCATATTGAGGGAGATCAAGTCTGCGATGACCTCATCGACTTCAGTGACTTCTTACCGACATTCGCTGAAATCGCTTCCGCGGACTTGCCAGAAGACTTAACTCTCGATGGACAGAGTTTTGCAAAGCGAATTACGTCTGGCATCGCAAGTCCACGCCAGTGGGTCTCAGCTGAAGGTCGTGGAAATAAGTATTTTTACAAAGACCATACCTGGAAACTCTATAAAGATGGCCGATTTTTCAATTGTGAAAAAGATCCGTTCGAGAAAAAACCATTGAATGTCACTGAGTTGGAAGAAGATGCAGAAGCGACTTACTCAGCTCTCTCGAAATTAATTTCGAATTCTGATGAAATTAAAGAATAG
- the nadA gene encoding quinolinate synthase NadA has protein sequence MEFAVVGQEQEVYEDPLDLMDEIEQLKIEKDAKILAHFYVDGDIQDIADYTGDSLKLARDAVSIESSTIVFSGVHFMGESAKILSPEKTVLMPDLQAGCSLAESCQAPDLKAMQDKLRAEGRQIQTVAYINTSAAVKSLCDWIVTSGNAREIVERIPADQEILFVPDQHLGRYLMEVTGREMILWPGSCMVHEIFSLQDMLRAKKNNPGSVIIAHPECPQNILEVSDFIGGTEKMRQYVASVEEPTKFLVATESAMIHPLEKIAPRHEYIPVPGIMESTGETCACNRCPHMARNTLQKVRDCLKHGKPEIVWQDYFNQAKEVLERSLLK, from the coding sequence ATGGAATTTGCCGTCGTTGGTCAAGAGCAGGAAGTCTATGAAGATCCCTTGGATCTGATGGATGAAATTGAACAACTCAAAATCGAAAAGGATGCAAAAATCCTGGCACATTTCTATGTCGATGGAGATATTCAGGACATCGCCGACTACACCGGCGACAGTTTAAAGCTGGCACGTGATGCCGTTTCTATTGAAAGTTCGACCATCGTCTTCAGCGGCGTACACTTCATGGGAGAATCGGCCAAGATTCTCAGCCCGGAAAAAACGGTTTTAATGCCTGACCTGCAAGCAGGTTGCTCTCTTGCGGAAAGCTGTCAGGCCCCGGATTTGAAAGCGATGCAGGACAAACTCCGCGCGGAAGGACGTCAAATTCAGACGGTTGCTTACATCAATACGTCAGCCGCTGTGAAAAGTTTATGTGACTGGATTGTGACCAGTGGAAATGCCCGGGAAATTGTCGAACGAATTCCAGCCGATCAGGAAATTTTGTTTGTCCCTGATCAGCACCTCGGACGCTACCTAATGGAAGTGACCGGCCGGGAGATGATCCTGTGGCCAGGGTCCTGTATGGTTCACGAGATTTTCAGCCTGCAGGATATGCTGCGAGCCAAGAAGAATAATCCGGGGTCAGTCATTATTGCTCACCCGGAATGCCCGCAAAATATTCTGGAAGTTTCCGATTTCATTGGCGGCACCGAAAAGATGCGTCAGTATGTAGCTTCTGTCGAAGAGCCGACTAAGTTTCTGGTAGCGACCGAATCTGCAATGATTCATCCCCTCGAAAAAATTGCACCTCGGCACGAATATATCCCAGTCCCGGGAATCATGGAAAGCACAGGGGAAACCTGTGCCTGCAATCGCTGTCCTCACATGGCTCGTAATACATTGCAGAAAGTTCGGGACTGCTTGAAGCATGGCAAACCAGAAATTGTCTGGCAGGACTATTTTAATCAGGCTAAGGAAGTCCTCGAACGCAGCCTGCTGAAATAA
- a CDS encoding 3-keto-disaccharide hydrolase: protein MKIKSIPALVVLSMLIVLNGCSKPADPVSPETNPEGTSASQAKPVPSPAKIPQSTDSTELTYINHLSQEQIDDGIINLFDNETLFGWHKQNDVNWSVVDETITADSGPIGLLLTDVPFADFELTLEFRMTPGCNSGVFIRCANDPKSPVKDCYEINLADEHPEGFLTGSVVGLSKFDPGVKLADNAWHKLSILANGSSIEITIDEKHKNRFDETRENVLRSGLIGLQKNSGEVAFRNIQLKPLQMDSFFTGEDLAGWREVPGSKSVIDVVKQEIHVVSGPGFLETIETFDDFVLQFQAKTNAEELNSGLFFRAMTGTEENPSNGYEVQIHNGFKDEDRNQPKNAGTGAIFRRVEARRVVSSDLKWCTITLVASGPHIATWVDGYPVVSWEDTREPDENPRKGKRLEAGHLSLQGHDPTTDLYFKNFNISNLPE from the coding sequence ATGAAAATCAAATCGATTCCCGCACTCGTCGTGCTTTCAATGCTGATTGTCTTAAATGGATGTAGTAAACCAGCAGATCCTGTCAGCCCTGAGACGAATCCAGAAGGAACTTCCGCCAGTCAGGCTAAGCCAGTTCCATCTCCCGCTAAGATTCCTCAGAGCACGGACTCCACAGAGCTGACATACATTAATCATCTCTCGCAGGAGCAGATTGATGATGGAATCATAAATCTTTTTGATAATGAAACTCTATTCGGCTGGCATAAACAGAATGATGTGAATTGGTCAGTCGTTGACGAAACGATCACGGCCGACAGCGGCCCGATTGGACTGCTCCTAACAGACGTACCTTTCGCGGACTTTGAATTGACACTCGAATTTCGCATGACTCCCGGCTGCAATAGTGGCGTATTTATTCGATGTGCAAATGATCCGAAAAGCCCTGTCAAAGATTGCTACGAAATCAACCTGGCCGATGAACATCCCGAAGGTTTTCTCACCGGAAGTGTTGTCGGGCTCTCCAAGTTCGATCCAGGAGTTAAACTGGCAGACAATGCCTGGCATAAGTTGAGCATTCTTGCCAATGGCAGTTCCATCGAAATTACAATTGATGAGAAACACAAGAACCGATTCGATGAAACTCGTGAAAATGTTTTGCGAAGCGGGTTGATCGGCTTACAGAAAAATAGCGGTGAAGTCGCCTTTCGCAATATCCAGCTGAAACCCCTGCAGATGGATTCTTTCTTTACTGGAGAAGACTTGGCCGGCTGGCGGGAAGTGCCCGGTTCAAAGAGTGTGATCGATGTCGTTAAGCAGGAAATCCATGTCGTCAGTGGACCGGGATTCCTGGAAACTATCGAAACATTCGATGATTTCGTCCTGCAGTTTCAGGCGAAAACAAATGCAGAGGAATTGAATAGTGGCCTGTTCTTTCGGGCGATGACCGGGACTGAAGAAAATCCTTCTAATGGTTATGAGGTCCAGATACACAACGGATTTAAAGACGAAGATCGCAATCAACCCAAAAATGCCGGAACGGGCGCCATCTTTCGTCGTGTTGAAGCTCGCAGGGTCGTTTCCTCGGATTTGAAATGGTGTACGATTACACTGGTCGCATCAGGCCCGCACATTGCAACCTGGGTGGATGGTTATCCGGTCGTGAGCTGGGAAGATACCCGTGAGCCCGATGAAAATCCCCGCAAAGGCAAACGGCTCGAAGCTGGCCATCTCAGTCTGCAGGGGCACGATCCGACGACCGACCTCTATTTCAAGAACTTCAATATTTCCAACCTGCCTGAATAA
- a CDS encoding M20/M25/M40 family metallo-hydrolase, whose amino-acid sequence MRDASVSSHVDLLMALLKISGMSGQERAVMTEIESLIKNAGISAEQICYDNAHVRAGFGEVGNLIVTLPGTVKAPRRLFMAHVDTVPLCVGAIPEIDGDYIISKSNQTALGGDDRSGAAVVLATLLRILKEQPAHPPLTFFWAIQEEIGLVGARFVDPEELKRPELCFNFDGGDPKSVIRGATGDTHMDIRVHGIASHAGAHPENGISAIVIASRAISQLQEEGWLGLIEKSNGTGTSNVGYIQGGAATNVVTDYLELRAEARSHDPEFRVEIVNTIQQAFVDAANSISNVSGEHGSTEFGSRNKYDAFALDESSPVVQSAMNAVTAEGLEVSTRISNGGLDANWMASHGFPTVTLGCGQEAIHTVNERLHIPSFEHTCNIAWRLATEIES is encoded by the coding sequence ATGAGAGATGCCTCCGTAAGTTCCCATGTCGACCTCTTAATGGCACTGCTGAAGATTTCCGGGATGAGTGGCCAGGAACGAGCAGTGATGACAGAAATTGAATCTCTGATTAAGAACGCAGGAATATCCGCTGAACAGATTTGTTATGACAACGCCCACGTCCGAGCCGGATTCGGGGAAGTCGGGAATCTGATTGTCACCTTACCAGGGACAGTGAAAGCCCCTCGACGTCTCTTTATGGCTCACGTCGATACTGTACCGCTATGCGTTGGTGCGATACCTGAAATCGATGGCGATTACATTATTTCGAAATCAAATCAAACAGCTCTCGGTGGCGATGATCGCTCTGGAGCCGCAGTCGTTCTGGCAACACTTTTGCGAATTCTGAAAGAACAACCCGCTCATCCCCCACTCACTTTTTTCTGGGCCATTCAAGAAGAAATTGGGCTGGTTGGTGCTCGTTTTGTCGATCCCGAGGAATTGAAACGCCCAGAACTCTGCTTCAATTTTGATGGAGGAGATCCAAAATCCGTAATACGGGGAGCAACAGGCGATACTCATATGGATATTCGGGTCCATGGCATTGCCAGCCACGCCGGTGCCCATCCAGAAAATGGGATCTCTGCGATTGTGATCGCCAGCCGAGCGATTTCTCAACTGCAGGAAGAAGGATGGCTCGGTCTGATTGAAAAATCTAACGGCACCGGTACGAGTAATGTTGGCTATATTCAGGGGGGAGCAGCGACCAATGTGGTAACAGATTATCTAGAACTCCGAGCCGAAGCCCGAAGTCATGATCCGGAATTTCGCGTTGAAATTGTTAATACAATTCAGCAGGCGTTCGTCGATGCAGCGAATTCAATTTCCAATGTAAGTGGCGAACATGGTTCGACCGAGTTTGGATCTCGAAATAAATACGATGCGTTCGCGTTGGACGAATCTTCTCCCGTTGTGCAATCCGCCATGAATGCAGTCACTGCTGAAGGATTGGAAGTCTCGACACGGATTTCCAACGGCGGGCTGGATGCCAACTGGATGGCTTCCCACGGCTTTCCAACCGTCACTCTTGGTTGCGGTCAGGAAGCAATACACACCGTCAACGAACGGCTACACATTCCAAGTTTCGAACACACCTGTAACATTGCCTGGCGGCTGGCCACAGAAATCGAAAGTTAA
- the speA gene encoding biosynthetic arginine decarboxylase, with translation MVSTIQETWTAADSAELYDIESWGKGYFTVNDEGRIQIRPNKGEAAVDLLELTDQLKSQGISTPILFRFSGILQQRLKEIYQSFDAAIKEYDYNATYTCVYPVKVNPQRQVVEEVVRYGRVHGAGLEAGSKPELLAVLAVVDRDTPVICNGFKDAKFIQTALLARKMGMNVTPVVERLTELNLIISQAKELGVRPKIGVRVKLASRGAGKWQESAGYQSKFGLTVSELMKAFEDLEAAGMQDCLSLMHFHFGSQITNISRVKTALIEASRIYVDLAKRGSGLEYLDVGGGLGVDYDGSQSTFESSVNYTLEEYARDVVYHVKTVCDEAGVAHPHIISESGRALTAYHSVLVFDVLGTTGPETYSGPDELLKDAKPPLAEMMEIRASLNAHNLRESFHDALQLLETALSLFSMGHLPLDQRAAAEKLYWNICGEIRNLSADLEFIPEELEGLSRLLADTYFCNFSVFQSLPDSWAIKQLFPVIPIHRLSEKPERHAVLGDITCDSDGKIDHFIGQRDVKRTLQLHHFNGSQYLLGAFLIGAYQEILGDLHNLFGDTNTVHVTVDHQGKPVIQTTVVGETISEVLDYVQFDGQNLLGRMTASAESALREGRLTQQEADDFIRNFQQGLGGYTYLE, from the coding sequence ATGGTGTCAACAATTCAAGAAACTTGGACAGCTGCCGATTCAGCTGAATTGTACGATATTGAAAGTTGGGGCAAGGGCTATTTCACCGTGAATGATGAGGGGCGAATTCAGATTCGTCCTAATAAAGGAGAAGCTGCAGTTGATTTACTCGAATTGACTGATCAGCTGAAATCTCAAGGGATTTCAACTCCAATTCTGTTTCGGTTCAGTGGAATTCTTCAGCAACGCCTCAAAGAAATCTATCAATCTTTCGATGCCGCAATTAAAGAGTATGACTACAACGCAACCTACACTTGTGTCTATCCGGTAAAAGTTAACCCGCAGCGACAGGTCGTCGAGGAAGTCGTCCGCTATGGTCGCGTCCATGGTGCTGGGCTTGAAGCGGGAAGTAAGCCTGAACTGCTTGCAGTGCTGGCTGTGGTCGATCGCGATACGCCTGTAATCTGCAATGGATTTAAGGATGCCAAATTCATCCAGACGGCTCTCCTGGCCCGTAAAATGGGTATGAATGTGACTCCAGTCGTAGAGCGACTCACAGAATTGAATTTGATTATCAGTCAGGCGAAGGAGTTGGGGGTACGTCCCAAAATCGGAGTTCGCGTGAAACTCGCATCTCGAGGAGCGGGAAAATGGCAGGAGTCAGCCGGCTATCAATCCAAATTCGGTTTGACGGTTAGTGAGTTGATGAAAGCGTTTGAGGATCTGGAAGCGGCAGGCATGCAGGACTGCCTGAGTTTGATGCACTTCCACTTTGGCAGTCAAATCACAAATATCAGTCGAGTCAAAACCGCTCTCATTGAAGCCTCACGAATTTATGTCGATTTAGCCAAGCGTGGTTCAGGGCTCGAATATCTGGATGTTGGTGGTGGATTGGGAGTCGATTACGATGGATCTCAATCGACATTTGAATCGAGCGTTAATTATACCCTTGAGGAGTACGCGCGAGATGTTGTGTACCACGTAAAAACTGTTTGCGATGAAGCGGGCGTGGCTCATCCGCATATCATTTCTGAAAGCGGTCGTGCACTCACGGCTTATCATAGTGTTCTGGTTTTTGATGTCCTGGGGACAACCGGGCCAGAAACTTATTCAGGACCTGATGAACTTCTCAAAGATGCCAAACCCCCTCTAGCGGAAATGATGGAAATCCGGGCAAGTTTGAATGCTCACAACCTGCGGGAGTCTTTTCACGATGCTTTGCAGCTGCTGGAAACCGCTTTGTCGCTCTTCAGCATGGGGCATCTACCACTGGATCAACGAGCCGCTGCGGAGAAGCTCTATTGGAATATCTGTGGGGAAATTCGAAACCTCTCGGCTGATTTAGAGTTTATTCCTGAAGAACTTGAAGGATTAAGCCGTTTATTAGCAGACACATACTTCTGTAACTTCTCCGTTTTCCAGTCACTTCCAGACAGTTGGGCGATCAAGCAGCTCTTTCCTGTCATTCCAATTCATCGACTTTCAGAAAAACCGGAGCGTCATGCGGTTCTGGGAGATATCACTTGTGATTCTGATGGAAAAATCGATCACTTTATAGGACAACGAGATGTCAAACGAACACTGCAACTCCATCACTTCAATGGTTCGCAATATTTATTGGGAGCATTTCTGATCGGAGCTTATCAGGAAATCCTGGGAGATCTGCACAACCTGTTTGGGGATACCAATACCGTTCATGTGACGGTGGATCACCAGGGAAAGCCAGTTATTCAAACGACGGTGGTGGGAGAAACAATTTCTGAAGTTCTGGACTATGTTCAATTTGATGGTCAGAATCTGCTGGGTCGTATGACCGCTTCTGCAGAATCTGCACTTCGGGAAGGTCGACTCACCCAACAGGAAGCCGACGATTTCATTCGTAACTTTCAACAGGGACTAGGTGGTTATACATATTTGGAATAA
- a CDS encoding flavin monoamine oxidase family protein, protein MKRVGIIGGGPGGLMSAYFLEKLCDSPLEITLFELSDRLGGKITTPCFKNFPLQYEAGAAEFYDYAHFGEDPLKELIAELGLSISPMGGSAVIMNGQILTNAEDIREHLGYTAHQELRAFDLRARNIMIPDEFYHSDHPEGSPDQANNYPFSDLLSEIQNEATQKYVQTLIHSDLATEPSLTNVAYGLQNYLMNDADYMLLYGIVGGNEQLPRELAARIHAQLKMQHRVNRIGKIGQQYLIESEFEGQVSEELFDTVIVALPHNKIPSIVFEGDCLSEAVQKHHQQYHFPAHYLRITILFEKPFWQSKLSDSFWMLDQFGGCCLYDESMRQPGGEHGILGWLLGGDAALEMSEWDDERLIQAALDSLPEFLQDGRSNFLEGAVHRWPASVNGMPGGGVQWNHDRRHLPEPVNHPHLFFVGDYLFDSTLNGVLDSAHYVASWIATLLHEYHLNSTA, encoded by the coding sequence ATGAAGAGGGTGGGCATAATTGGAGGAGGACCAGGCGGACTTATGTCCGCTTATTTTTTAGAAAAGCTTTGCGATTCTCCTCTGGAAATCACTCTTTTCGAATTGTCTGATCGCCTGGGGGGAAAGATTACAACCCCCTGTTTCAAAAATTTTCCGCTGCAATATGAAGCCGGAGCAGCAGAGTTTTATGACTATGCTCACTTTGGCGAAGACCCATTAAAAGAACTGATCGCCGAACTCGGCCTTTCCATCAGTCCGATGGGAGGTTCTGCAGTGATTATGAATGGGCAGATACTGACCAATGCCGAAGATATCCGTGAGCATCTCGGCTATACTGCTCATCAGGAATTGCGAGCATTCGACCTGCGCGCCCGAAATATTATGATCCCAGATGAATTTTATCATTCGGATCATCCCGAAGGTTCACCCGATCAGGCAAACAATTATCCCTTCAGCGATTTGCTCTCAGAAATCCAGAATGAAGCGACTCAGAAGTATGTTCAAACTCTCATCCACAGCGATTTAGCGACCGAACCCTCGCTCACAAATGTTGCTTATGGGTTGCAGAATTATCTCATGAACGATGCCGATTATATGCTCCTGTATGGAATTGTCGGGGGGAATGAGCAGTTGCCTCGAGAACTTGCAGCCAGAATCCATGCCCAGTTAAAAATGCAACATCGGGTTAATCGCATTGGGAAGATCGGGCAGCAGTATCTTATCGAGTCAGAATTTGAAGGCCAGGTCTCAGAAGAACTCTTTGATACTGTGATTGTGGCGTTGCCACACAATAAGATTCCTTCAATAGTATTTGAGGGCGACTGCCTGTCTGAAGCTGTTCAAAAACATCATCAACAATATCACTTTCCTGCCCACTATTTAAGAATTACGATTCTGTTTGAAAAACCCTTCTGGCAATCCAAATTGAGTGATTCTTTCTGGATGCTGGATCAATTCGGTGGATGTTGTCTTTACGATGAATCGATGCGTCAGCCAGGTGGTGAGCATGGAATATTGGGCTGGCTGCTTGGAGGAGATGCGGCATTGGAGATGTCCGAATGGGACGATGAACGCCTCATTCAGGCCGCCTTGGACTCTCTCCCCGAATTTTTACAGGACGGACGTAGCAACTTTCTCGAAGGGGCGGTGCATCGTTGGCCAGCCTCGGTCAATGGAATGCCAGGTGGTGGAGTGCAATGGAATCATGACCGACGGCATCTTCCTGAACCGGTGAACCATCCTCATCTGTTCTTTGTCGGGGATTATCTCTTCGATTCTACTCTGAACGGTGTTCTGGACTCGGCTCATTACGTCGCCTCCTGGATCGCCACTCTTCTGCATGAATATCATTTGAATTCGACTGCCTGA